Proteins co-encoded in one Thamnophis elegans isolate rThaEle1 chromosome 1, rThaEle1.pri, whole genome shotgun sequence genomic window:
- the LOC116518928 gene encoding CD59 glycoprotein-like codes for MKSLLVTAVITTFLLALFLHSGNALVCYNCPIRTCNETETCTGVKNACLIVYLGSHNTSQCWKYSDCNVDFISQRFSSKNFRFNCCQSNLCNNAPNLVTSKILLNGAFLLTVAHILKSLVWN; via the exons ATGAAATCCCTTTTAGTCACCGCTGTCATTACTACCTTTCTTCTGGCTTTGTTCCTCCATTCAG gAAATGCTTTAGTGTGCTACAATTGTCCAATTCGTACCTGTAATGAAACTGAAACCTGCACAGGTGTAAAAAATGCTTGCTTAATAGTATATCTTG gtTCACATAATACGTCTCAATGCTGGAAGTATTCTGATTGCAATGTAGACTTTATTTCACAACGTTTCTCAAGTAAAAACTTCAGATTCAATTGCTGCCAATCGAATTTGTGTAACAATGCTCCAAATCTAGTAACTAGCAAAATACTTCTCAATGGGGCTTTCTTGCTCACTGTTGCTCATATCTTAAAGTCTTTAGTCTGGAACTGA
- the LOC116514160 gene encoding LOW QUALITY PROTEIN: CD59 glycoprotein-like (The sequence of the model RefSeq protein was modified relative to this genomic sequence to represent the inferred CDS: deleted 1 base in 1 codon) — protein MVSCMILLLEMDKINYILLTAFIILTVSSTSGYALRCYFCEQSPFLCRSNLTCSEEEDACLQIRMVNLRTYKCWKMSQCSKDVVAREFSVDSFRHLCCQRDFCNKSPSLLVSTIPIGISAVIVVWMMSR, from the exons ATGGTCTCATGTATGATTCTACTTCTAGAA ATGGACAAAATAAACTACATTCTCCTGACGGCATTCATTATCCTAACAGTATCCTCCACCTCTG GCTATGCACTTCGATGTTATTTCTGTGAACAAAGTCCTTTTCTCTGTAGAAGCAATCTCACCTGTTCTGAGGAAGAAGACGCTTGCTTGCAAATTAGAATGG TGAATTTGAGAACATACAAGTGCTGGAAAATGTCACAATGCAGCAAGGATGTTGTAGCCCGGGAATTTAGCGTTGACAGTTTTAGACACCTTTGCTGCCAAAGAGATTTCTGCAATAAGAGTCCAAGCCTCCTCGTCAGTACCATTCCCATTGGTATTTCAGCAGTGATTGTGGTTTGGATGATGTCCCGATAA